In one Micromonospora polyrhachis genomic region, the following are encoded:
- a CDS encoding IS630 family transposase has translation MPRTGRPTPPLTLTDEERATLTRWSRRAKSSQVLAMRSRIILACAEGASNVDVATELGVHLSTVGKWRRRFLKLRLDGLIDEQRPGRPPSISLDQVEQVVVATLEQVPRNATHWSRTSMAERSGLSKSTIGRIWRDFGLKPHRADTFKLSTDPQFMEKVVDVVGLYHNPPERAVVLCVDEKSQIQALDRSQPVLPMMPGMPERRTHDYVRNGITSLFAAFNVADGTVIGQLHRQHRATEFQKFLTAIDKTVPADLDIHLICDNYGTHKTPAIRAWLARHPRFHMHFTPTGSSWLNQVERWFGYLTEQKIRRGAHKSVRSLEADIRAWITDWNSNPRPFIWTKTAEEILESLARFCRRISGAGH, from the coding sequence ATGCCAAGAACCGGGCGTCCGACCCCACCGTTGACGCTGACGGACGAAGAGCGGGCGACGTTGACGCGCTGGTCACGGCGGGCGAAGTCGTCGCAGGTTCTGGCGATGCGGTCACGGATCATCCTGGCGTGTGCCGAGGGCGCCTCGAACGTCGACGTGGCGACGGAGCTGGGTGTCCATCTGTCCACTGTGGGTAAGTGGCGGCGGCGGTTCCTGAAGCTGCGGCTCGACGGCCTTATCGACGAGCAACGGCCGGGCCGCCCGCCGTCGATCAGCCTGGACCAGGTGGAACAGGTGGTGGTCGCGACTCTGGAGCAGGTACCACGCAACGCCACGCACTGGTCCCGCACGTCAATGGCCGAGCGATCCGGGCTGTCGAAGTCCACCATCGGGCGAATCTGGCGGGACTTCGGCCTCAAGCCACACCGGGCGGACACGTTCAAACTGTCCACCGATCCGCAGTTCATGGAGAAGGTCGTTGACGTGGTCGGCCTGTACCACAACCCGCCGGAACGGGCCGTGGTGCTGTGCGTCGACGAGAAATCCCAGATCCAGGCCTTGGACCGCTCCCAGCCGGTACTGCCGATGATGCCCGGCATGCCGGAACGCCGCACCCACGACTACGTCCGTAACGGCATCACCAGCCTGTTCGCCGCGTTCAACGTCGCCGACGGCACCGTGATCGGCCAACTCCACCGCCAGCACCGCGCCACCGAGTTCCAGAAGTTCCTGACCGCGATCGACAAGACCGTGCCCGCCGACCTCGACATCCACCTGATCTGCGACAACTACGGCACCCACAAGACCCCGGCCATCCGGGCCTGGCTCGCCAGACACCCCCGCTTCCACATGCACTTCACCCCGACCGGCTCGTCCTGGCTCAACCAGGTCGAACGCTGGTTCGGCTACCTCACCGAACAAAAGATCCGTCGTGGCGCGCACAAGAGCGTCCGGTCCCTTGAGGCGGACATCCGGGCGTGGATCACCGACTGGAACAGCAATCCACGTCCCTTCATCTGGACCAAGACCGCCGAAGAGATCCTCGAATCACTCGCACGATTTTGTAGGCGAATTTCTGGCGCAGGACACTAG